In the Desulfitobacterium hafniense DCB-2 genome, TTCTTGAAGATCCTGGAACGCTTGATTTATCATTATGGTCATCGGCTTATCCAGTTTGAGGATGTCTATTATCACGGCCAATTAATCGAGTCCAAACAGCTGATTAAAAGCCGCTTTTTGAATAACAAAATCGGTATACCTATGACCAAGCAGCTGAAACGCATCGAGAAGACTCTATGGGAGCGGATTCATCCTTTGCAGAAGAAGCGCAGAGCTGCCTTGACCCGCCTTGTGGCTGTAAATCCAGAGCATTTGCTGGAGATCAAACCCTATGCCCGGCTCCTGGCCTTAAGGGAGGCTCATGCTTTAATGGAAAAGATTCATAGCTTTACCGAGGTGGATTACCAAGGGGTTTATGAGCGCTTATTGAAAGACCGCCGGCTTTTTGGCAAACTGGCCCAGGGCTTGGAACTTCCTGAGGGGATTGAGGAGCTATTGGAGGGAACCCTTGAAGATATAGCTAAAGGAGAGCTTAGTTATGAAGACAGCGCAGCTTTGTTCTATCTTAAGCTGAGGCTGGAGGGTGAACATTACTCGGATATACGGCAAGTGGTGATCGATGAAGCTCAAGACTATAGCCCCCTGCAGTACCAAGTGTTTAAGCTTTTGTTCCCGAACGCTCACTTCACTATCCTGGGGGATGTAGCCCAAACCATTGAGCGCACTGGAGATGAGGCAGCCTATGACCAAGTTAAGGAAATCTTCGCCTGCCCCCATACCCTTAAGCTTACCTTAACCAAAGGTTATCGCTCAACCTTCGAAATCAGCGCCTTTGCCCAGAGGATTTATGGAGAAAGCAGAGGTGGTTTTCCTTTTGAACGACACGGCCCGGAGCCGGAAGTAAAGCTCGCCGCCAACCTGCAGGAGATGACGGGAAAAATGCTTCGGGACATCGCGGCTTTTCAGGAAGAAGGCTTTGAAACAATTGCCGTGATCGGCAAGACCTTTGCGGACTGTCAGGAGATCTACAAAAAGCTTCATCAGAAAATCAAAGTTAGTCTGGTTCATCCCCGGGAAGGGGAAATGGAGAAAGGAGTTTTAATCATCCCGGCCTATGGAGCAAAAGGGCTGGAATTTGATTGTGCGTTGATTCATGGAGCGGATGCGCAGAATTACCAAAGCGAACTGGACAAACGGCTGCTCTATATCGCCTGCACCAGGGCTCTGCATCGTTTGCAGCTTTATGCAGTGGGTGAAAAAAGCCCTTTCCTGCGGTTCAGTGCGCATTAAATTTTGTTTTGGTGTGGTTTGGACCAAGATTTGTTGTATAATAAGTAACCAACACTTGGCAGCGCCTAAAATAGTTACGACAGTAAGGAGGGAAAGAATGCAATTTATATGCTACTCCAGATGCACGACGTGTCAAAAAGCACGGAAATGGTTAGAGGAAAAAGAGCATTCCTTTGAAGTCAGGGATATCAAAGGAGATAATCCAACCTTTGCGGAACTGCAAACATGGTATAAACTTAGCGGGTTGCCCTTGAAACGTTTCTTTAACACCAGCGGTCAACAGTATAAGAGCTTAAATCTCAAGGATAAGCTGCCTAAGATGACTGAAGAAGAGCAGTTAAAGCTTCTGGCTACAGATGGAATGCTGGTGAAACGCCCCCTTTTGCTGGGGGAGGATTTTGTTCTGACAGGTTTTAAAGAAGCTGAATGGGAAGAGAGATTAAACAAATCATAAGGCCGGCACTGACAAACTCAGTATCCTGATTAATCGGGGATACTGGGTTTGTTTTTTGCACAGAGTATGAATGACAAATCATGGTTGACATCACTTTGGGGTGAATGCTATTCTATAATAGTTTTTGAAAATAATATAAATATTAGAATTCCAACCAATACTACAATAAGGAGCGAAATAATGAAGCTTTCCAGCAAGGACATTTTAATTACAGGATTCGCACTCTTAGCTATGTTTTTTGGGGCAGGCAACCTAATTTTTCCGCCTATGCTTGGTTTGCAAAGTGGAGATCAGCTTTCCTGGGCTTTATTGGGTTTTATTGCTACAGGAGTTGGCTTACCTTTTTTAGGAGTAACTGCGGTGGCGAAAGCCGGCGGGGATTTGGAATTGCTCGCTAATCGGGTTCACCCTGCCTTCAGTAAAATGATCACGACGATTTCTGTTCTCTGTATCGGCCCCCTTCTGGCTATTCCCAGGACCGCCGCCACAACTTATGAAGTAGCGATTGCTCCTGTGACCCAGTCCATCCATCCTCAGCTGGCTTTATTGCTGACATCGGTTGTCTTTTTTATCATTGTCTTATTTTTTGTCCTAAGGCCGGCGAAAATTCTTGATAGTGTGGGTAAAATACTTACTCCCTTTATGCTGGTTTTTTTAACCCTGATCATTTATGTCGGAGTCACCCATCCTTTAGGAACGATGGCTCAAAGCAGCTATACCAATCCCTTTTCCCAAGGGTTTTTAGAAGGTTACAATACCATGGATGCTATCGCCTCGGTGATTTTTGGTATGATCATTGTTAAAGGGATCAAAGATAAAGGGGTTACCGATAACAATCAAATCGCCAGAATCACTATCATAGCAGGGATGATTGCGGCAGCGGGCCTGGGCTTTATCTACATTGGCTTAGCATATATCGGAGCTACGACGGGAACCTTATTTACCGGTACCAATCATGGGCAGATGCTGATCTTTGTCAGTGAATCCCTGTTAGGGGTCCTGGGCCGGACGGTTATTGGTGTCGTGATGGCTCTGGCCTGTCTCACTACGGCGATTGGACTGGTGGCCAGCTGCGGAGAATATTTCAGCCGTTTAACCCATAACCGGGTAAGCTATAATACCGTAGCAATCATTACCACTTTGGTCAGCTTTATTTTGGCGAATATGGGCTTAGCTAACATTCTGAAGATATCCGTACCGCTCTTGGAGTTCGTCTATCCGATCATTATTGTGCTGATTATGCTTGCTCTTCTTCATAACTTCTATAAAGGCAAGCGGGCAGTTTATGTATGGACAACGGGCATTATTGTACTCTTCGTCATCCTTGATACTCTCTATGATTTGGGAGCATCCCTGGGGATTAATCTCGCCTTTATCCGGGATGGACTGAATCTGCTGCCTTTCTATCATTTAGGTTTGGGGTGGCTGGTCCCCGCTGTACTCACCTTAGTTTTAAGTGTAGTCTTTACTGCCAATAAATCCGTCAAGGCCTAGACAACTAATGTTTAACAACAGGGAAATTCTCAGGTAAAGCAGAACTCTTTTTAAGGGTTCTGTTTTCTTTACACTGTCAGAAAGTATAAGCTTGCGCTATATACTTTCTAAGCATAAGGGCAACCAGCGACTTCGCCTCTTTTGTGAGTATAGGCTTAAAGATCGGCGAAGCCGGGTTTTCTTTATGAAAAATTTTAATGATCATGGCAATGAAAAACCCGGGTGAGTTTCTCTAATAGATAGGAAGGGGGGCGGACATGGGGATATTTGGCACCAAGGGAGTCGATAAAAAGACCTATGTGGCTTTGGTCACAGAGTATAAAAGCACAATGTATCGCCTTGCTTTCGGCTATCTCGGCGATGCAGACAAGGCCTTGGAGGCAGTGGATGAAGCTGTCTATTTAGGCTATGTTCATAGAAAAGAGTTGCGGGAACCCGTTTTTTTCAAGACATGGCTGACCCGAATTCTCATCAATGAATGCTATCGGCTGTTGAGAATGGGAAAGCGGGAAGTGATCATGGAAGCTCTGCCGGAGCAAGGGCAATCTTTTCCAGAAGGCACATTATCGCTCAAGATGGCTATACAAGGACTGTCTGAAGACCTCAGAAAGGTCATCGTGCTGCGTTACTTCGGTGGCTATACCATTGCCGATACGGCTGCACTTTTGGGAATTCCGGAGGGGACGGTAGCCACCCGTACACGAAAGGCCCTAAGACTCCTAAGAGTGGAACTGAGCGATCAGGAGGGGGGAGAGCAGTATGACAGAGGATAATCAAGATATGTCAAAGAACAGCCTTAATGGTGGGCAAGGCTGGGAGGCTTTGCTGGCAGAAGCTCATGCTGAACCTGAGGGCTTGGACTTTGTAGAAGAGCGGCTGGAGAACAGAATCGGGCTGAATAAGAGGAAAAAGAGAAGAAAGAGAGCAATTTACAGTTCCCTCTCGACCGTTGCCGCGGCACTGGTGTTCGTCTTTTTGGTCAACACCAATGGGGCTTTTGCCCAGACACTTTCTAGGCTTCCTGTGATCGGCCAACTGATTGAGTATATCCAGTTTGATAAGAGCCTGAGCAGAGCGATAGAAAATGAATATATTCAGGAGGTTGATCTGACCGCCTGGGATGGGGATAAGGGATTAGGCCTGCCTTATGTGCTGGCCGATGCCAAGAATTTGGTGCTCTTTTTTCAGCTTCCCGATGATTTTGAGCTGGCTGCTGATGAGTGGGCCCATATCTATCTTAAGGAGATGAGGGAGGGCAGAACAGGAGAGAAACTTGAAGGTTTTGCCTATACCACCTCCAGTTTGTCTCCAGAGGGAAGGGAAGAAAATCATGGCTTTATCATGCAGCGCTATCACTTTCCTGAAGGTGAGCTGCCTGAACAGATCTCTTTTGATGTGCTTTTGGAGTTGGAAAACCTCCCCCGTGAAAAGAGCGAAGCTCCTGTAGGGGAATTTGCCGAGGATGCTTATGAACACCAGATGCAAGAAATAGGGAGTTTTACCTTTGAAGTCAAATTTAATGAATTTGCTGAGCCCATCGTATCGGAATTTCATGAGCAGCTCAGCATCCGTGGTCAGAGCATCACTCTGGAAGAGATGAGGGTGTACCCGACAGGAACGGAAGTGTCCTTTGCCTTTGCTGATGAGAATACATCCTGGGTCAAAGGTTTGGATTTGACTGTAGCAGAAGAAGGGGAAAGCGTACTGAGAGGCAGTCAGGGGATCAGTGCCATATATAAAGAAGATTACAGCGGCATGACGGTTTTTATCGAATCGGATTATTTTGACAAGCCCAAGGAACAGGAGCTTTGGATTCGGGGCCTGCGTTTGCTGGATAAAGAAGAGGAATTTATTACGGTGGACCTGGAGAAGAAAACCATCACCCCGGCGATTGAGGGCATGGAGCTTAAAGAAGTGATCAAAGGAGAAGAAAAAGCTAACCTGGTGTTTGCCACCAAAGTCATGGGAGAGGAAGCCTTCGGTGCCTTCGCTTTCGATTATCAGGATGAGCAAGGGAACACCTATACACTGAAAAACATGGGCACTTCTTCATCCCAAAATTCCTGGATGGAAACGCACATAACTGTAGACTATCCCGAGTCCGGCCGGATCATCTTGCAAAGAGTATCATCCCCGCTGCTTATCCTGGAAGAGCCAATCCGTATTCCTCTTCCTCAACGTTAAATTAATCTAAGTTCATTAATATTCGTTGTTTTTTGGGGAGGAGAAATAAAAGGGGAAGTAGAATTATATAACTTATAGTGAAATTACTTTTTTGGAAAGGGGAGGAATTAATGAAAATTAACAAGAAACGCTTTGCTATAGCTATCCTATTGATAGCAATCCTTGTCTTAACAGGATGTACAGCAAACCAAAAAGCCATCTTCGATGCCTCAATGAAGATGCAAAAGGTCAATTCCATACAACAGCATATGACACTGTCTATGGAACTCAAGGGTACAGGACTGGACCCCATGATTCAGGAGCAAGTCGATCAAGTGGCGGCGATGCTCAATGACACAAAGATTGAACTTAATCTTAAGACCAAAACCAATGAAAAGCAAACCATGGTTCAATCCCAGGCAGATATGAATTTCAGTATGCCGGGACTGGAGATGAAGATGCCCCTCTGGATCGACATGGATCTCACAGGAGATCAGCCTAAGTTTTTGGAGATCATTCAAATGCCCCTCATGGCTAAAGCATCCTTGCCGCCTGAGTACATGAGCAAAGAGTATATGGTTATGGACCTTGCCAATACGAGCAGCTCAGAATTAGCTCCGATGGATATGACCAAGCTGATGGACTTCAGTGTGAACTTTCAAACCAAGTGGACGGACTTTTTGATAAGTTATGCTGACCGTTTTAACCCTGGCCTGGAGGTCGTCAGTGTGCCCGTTCAGGATCCTTCCATCCAGAAATACGCCATTCACCTTGATGACAAAGCATTTAAAGCTTTGTTAAGCTACACTGTCAATAATTTTGCCCAAGATAAAGAAGCCCAAGGCTTTTTGAATGATTATTTCCAAGCTGTTCTCGATCTGAGCGGCGGGGCCTCCTCTTTCGAAGGTGCCCTGGATGCTGAAGAGATGTTTGGCGACTCGGAAAGCTCTGCAGAGGCTTTAAGCCAGTTCAATGCGATCTTAGACTCCCTGCAGGATGTAACTCTGGTCGGAGAGAGCGGTATTCAATTGATCTACACCATTTCCGATGGTTACATTACCCAGACTGAAGGAAGCTTTGATCTGCAGATTGATTTGGCCCAAATGGCAGGCTTGTTGAATATTCCCAGTGAAGATGAGGAATCAACAGAAGTCAGCGGCATCCTGAATTTTATCATTAACTATAAGGCAGAGAATTCCAATATCAATCAACCTCTTGATATCCAAATTCCGGAATTAAGCACGGAGAACTCTTTCGACTACTTTGAATTTATGGAGGCCTCTTTGTCTGCGCTGGAGAACGTTGAGGTAGGCGTTGAGGAAGTTATTCAAGAACCTGCTCCGGAACCCGGCCCGGAACCTGTTCCACCGGCAGCCAATTCTTCTGAGGAGTCCGTTGCAGCGGCATCCGCACCTACGGATTATACAGTGCAGCCGGGCGATACATTAGCGACGATCGCGCTTAATCACTACGGAAGCTATGAACAGCATGCCGGCATCTACCAAGCCAATTTGGCAGCTTTTAAGAAGAATGGCAACCGGCTGGATGCAGGAATGGTCCTGACTCTTCCGGCTGAAGGACTGCTTGCACCATTGCCTGCGGAGAACGTAAAGCAAGTCTATACAGTAAAAGCAGGGGATACTTTAGGGAGCATAGCTAAACAAATCTACGGTGACAGTTCCCTCTATACCAAAATCTATGAAGCCAATCAAGAAAGATTAAAGAGCCCCAACCTGATTTTTGAAGGGCAAAAGCTGGTAATCCCTAACTGAAGTTTTTAAATAGTGCATAGAAAGACTGCTTTAAAGAGAGTGAATCTACCTTCGGGTAAATCACTCTCTTTTGGCAATTTATGGCGCTGTCCGCCCAACTGGCGGCCCTATCCTGAAAAAGGCAGCGGCAGAGGGTGGATAAGAATTCTGACACAAAAAGAAAAGATTAAAAGGAAATAAGCTGACCCAGAGAGAATAAATATAAAGTAAATTTCGAAATTTGGAAATTCGGGTATAAGCAGAAAAGAGCAAAGAAATGATGAGCAGAGAGGATTAAAGAGACAAAGTCCATGAAGAGGAGGATGAGGATGAATTTAGAGCAGGCTTTCCATGAAAGCTCCGCAGGCCTGTTGGTTACCGATGCAGACTTTAAAGTGATCTGGGCCAACCATTTCGAAGAAGAGTTCTATAATAAGCCGGTTATTGGCCTGGAAGTGGTGGATTGTCATCGGTCCGAGAACAGAGAGAAGATTAGTGAATTCCTCGCTCAGTTTAAAGCCGGAGCGATGAAAGAATTTACGAAAACTGCTGTGGGAATGATTATTACCTATAGCAGCTATACAGTAGACGGCGAGTTCGCCGGATTAGTCAGGACGAGAATTCGGCTGCCCAAGTGAATTCGGTTATCTATTATAACGAAGCCCCTCAGGATATGTTTGATATCTTGAGGGGCTTTCGTTATATATAAAAAAAGATTGACTAAACGTTCATAGTGTATATAATGAATATATACACTATGAACTTAGATAACAGGGAGGTGATCCGTTGGATATTATCATCAGCAACTCCAGTGGGAAGCCTATATATGAGCAAATCACGTCTCAAATCAAAAATCTGATTATCACAGGAGAGCTTAAGCCTGGGGAGGCCCTGCCCTCTATGCGTCTTTTAGCTAAAGAACTGCGTATTAGTGTGATTACGACGAAAAGAGCTTATGAGGATTTGGAACGGGATGGGTTTATCCAGTCCATCATGGGGAAGGGAAGCTTTGTCGCTGCGCAAAATACAGAGTTTATACGAGAAGAGCATTTGCGGAAGGTGGAAGAATACCTGCAAAAAGCTATTGAGACGGCTAAACTCTCAGATATATCACTGGAAGAGCTTATGGAGATCACGGCCATGCTTTATAAGGAAGGGGAGGAATAAATGGAAAATGTCCTCGAAACAAAGAATCTATCGAAAAGATATCAGGAGTTTGAATTGAAGAATGTCAGCTTTTCCTTACCCAAGGGCTGCATTATGGGGTTAGTCGGGGAGAATGGAGCGGGAAAAAGCACAACCATTAAGCTGCTGCTCAACTTAATCCGGCGTGATGGGGGAGAGGTGAAGATCTTAGGCAAGGATAATTTGAACCATGAGAAGGAGATCAAGGAAGACATAGGAGTTGTGTTTGATGAGAGCAACTTTCCGGATAATATGAATGCCGCGGATATATCCCTGGTGATGAACAATATCTATAGGAACTGGGATCAGAAGCTTTTTGACGGTTATCTGCGGAGATTTAGTTTGCCGCCCCAGAAAAAGGTCAAAGATTATTCCAGGGGTATGAAAATGAAGCTGTCTATCGCTGCGGCCTTGTCTCATCACCCTAAATTCTTGATTCTTGATGAACCCACCAGTGGTTTGGATCCCATGGTGCGGGAAGAAATTCTGGATATTTTTCTGGAGTTTATCCAGGACGAAGAACATTCTATCTTGATCTCCTCGCATATCATCAGTGATCTAGAGAAAATTGCCGACTATATTACGTTCATTCATAAAGGGAAAATATTATTCAGCGAGGCCAAGGATCAGCTTCTTGAGGATTATGGGATTCTCAAGTGCAGCCATACGGAATTGGATCAACTGGATAAAGGGTTGATCATGGGCTATCGGAAAAATCAGTTTGGCGTTGAAGCTCTGGTCAAAAGAAAAAAGCTCAAAGGCAAATTCCTGATCGATTCAGCAGGAATCGAGGATATTATGCTGTTTTATAGCAGGGGGGTAGGGAAATGAAAGGATTGATTATTAAGGATATCTTTGCCTTAAGACAGCAAGGTAAAATACTTTTGGCATTGCTGGTGTTCTATGCCGTCTATTCAGTCGTATTTCAAAATCTAAGTATGCTGGCAGGCATGATCGTTCTCCTCTGTGTTATGCTGCCTGTCACGACCATGGCTTATGATGAAAAAAGCAAATGGGATAAATATGCGCTATCTATGCCCATCCCCAGAAAAACCATTGTCCTCAGCAAATATTTGTTTGCGATCATAGCTGAATTTTTGGCAGTGATTATAATTGGCATTCTCGGTGGGATCATCGTCTTTTTTACAGGTGAAATGGTCATCGGGGAGATGCTCGTCATGACCTTGGCCTTAGGTGGAGCTGGTTTGTTCTTTCTCGCCCTTGTCCTGCCCATACTTTTTAAATTTGGTGTGGAAAAGGCCCGATTTATTATGCTGCTGGCGTTTTTTATTCCCTCAATGATTGTTATGATGCTTCCCCAGCTGGGGATTGAGCCTCCCAGTGCTCAAACCCTAAGATTTTTAGGATATCTATCACCTCTGATTGTGGCAGGTCTGCTCCTGTTTTCTGTGAAAATCTCCATTGGTATCTATAATAAAAAAGAGTTTTAGCCCTTTGCTCGGAAGGGGCTGGGAGCCGTTGAAGAGGAGGATCTTTGGACTGATGTTCAGAGATCCCTTTTGTGTTTGAGGATGGAGATTCCCTTTATTTGGCATACTAACTCAATAATAGTTATCTATAGAAACATTCAAGAAGGTCAGGGAAGTGTATGCTTAAGGAATTGATTCAAAAAGCCCTCTCTCAAGGGAATGAAAAAAATGCCAATGAAAAAGATCAATGGGAAGTCCAGGCTAAGGCTTTGGATCATTCCCTTCAGGAAAACCTGCAAAGTTTGCAGCAGATCTTTGAGCGGTGTGGTGATATTACTTTCCGGGAATTTAAGATTAATGCTGGTGAGTCCATCGATGCCGCACTGATTTATTTCCAGGAAATTACTGATGCCAAAAAAATTTCCGAGTATATGCTGGGGCCGATAATGATGCATGAAACATCTGGGGCGGCTGACGATGGTCAGCCGGTTGCTGAGAAAATCGTTGACTTTGTCCGGAATCACTTAAGCACAGCGGCCAATGTGGAAACGGCCCGGGACATAGGCGAACTAACCAAAGGGATATTGGACTCTAAGGTGGCTTTACTTATCGAGGGAGCGCCGGCTGCCTTATTGATGGATGCTCATGGGGAAAGAGCGAGGAGTATAGCAGAGCCTGATTCAGAGCCGGTGGTCAGGGGACCTAAAGACGGCTTCGTGGAATGTTTAGCCACCAATGTCATGCTGCTGCGCCGCCGCATACGCACCAGCCGCTTTAAGATGGAGGCCTTCGAGATAGGTGAGCTGACCCGCACGAAAGTAGGTGTCTGCTATATTCAGGGAATCGCTGATAATAAAATCGTGGAAGAAGTAAAGATCCGTCTGCACAGGATTAAAATAGATGGAGTTCTGGCCAGCGGCTATATCGAAGAAATGATTCAGGATGAATCCCTATCGAATTTTCCTTTGATCTTCACCACGGAACGTCCTGACCGGGTCGCGGGCTGTTTGCTGGAGGGCAGAGTCGCTATTATGGTGGACAATACTCCTGTGAGCCTGGTGGTGCCCTGCACTTTTATGACACTGCTGCAGGCCTCTGAGGACTATTTTACGACTGCCGAATTTTCCACCTTTATTCGTATTTTGCGTTTTATCGGCCTCAATTTCTCTCTGATGCTCCCGGCCTTAACGGTGGCTGTTTTTTCCTTTCATCAGGAATTGATTCCCCTGCCCTTGCTCGCCACTGTGGCAGGCGCCCGCCAGGAATTGCCTTTTCCCATTTTTCTGGAGATTCTTGCTATGGAAATAACCTTTGAATTGCTGCGGGAAGCAGGGGTCCGCCTTCCTAAAACCATAGGCCAGGCGATTAGCACCGTAGGGGGTATTGTCATTGGCCAAGCTGCGGTAAACGCCGGTTTTGTGTCGCCCTTATCCGTAATTGTCGTGGCTTTGACCGCTATTTCCTCCTTTACGATTCCTAATTATCCGGCCGGGACGTCTATTCGTATCCTGCGCTTTTTCCTTTTGGTATGTTCGGCTATTTTAGGAATCGTAGGAGTTATGTTTGCTCTTATGTTTATTCTTTTTCATCTCAACAGTTTAAGATCCTTTGGAGTGCCTTATCTTACCCCCTTTGCGCCCTATAGCCTCAAAGATCTTAAAGACACCGTCGTTCGTGCGCCCTGGTGGGCGATGCTCGCCCGTCCCCGTTTGGTGAATGAGGGGACGGAACGTCAGGCAAGGAATCAGGGGCCCCAAAAGCCGGATCAAGAGGGAGGGGACTCTCATCGATAGAGTGCGCATATCTGCTTCACAATTTGCCGTGCTTTTGTTTTTAACGATTATGGCGACGGCTGTTCTTGTCGTCCCCAGTATTACGGCTAAGACGGCCGGTCAGTCAGCCTGGATGGTACCTGCTCTGGCAGCGGGATTGGGATGTCTCACTCTATGGCTGACGACAAAGCTCAACCGGCGTTTTCCGGAAAAGAACTTAATCCAATACAGCAGGACTATCGCCGGAAAGTATCTGGGGAAAATGATCGGGATCGGCTATATGATCTTTTTCTTGGTGTTTAGTTTCTTGATTGTACAACAGGTTGCTGAAGTTCTGTATTTTTTTCTTTTGAAAAATACTCCTCCCTGGTTTCTCGCTCTTTGTTTTATATTGGTTTGCAGTTACGGTGTTTTCCAGGGGATTGAAGTGATCGCCCGTACCGCTCAATTTGTGCTGCCCCTGTTTGTGCTCAGCTTTCTTAGCATTGTATTTTTTGCTTTTCAAGATATGCAGCTGAAAGAATTAATGCCTTTGCTGGAAGGAGGAATGTATCCCATCATCAGGGCGTCCGTAGTTCCGGGTTCCTGGTTTGGTGAATGCATCATTCTGGCTTTTCTGTTTCCCCACATCCATAAGCAAAAAGAGATTTTTCGACAAGGCTTTTGGGCTATCCTGGCCGCCGCAGTTTTCTTTACCGGGAATATACTCTTAACCGTGCTTATTTTGGGTCCGGAATTAACGGCCAACTACGATTTACCCTTTTGGCTGGTCATTCGTTTTATTGAAGTTGGAAGCACTTTTCTGCGCATTGAGACGGTCATCGTTTTTCTCTGGATTTCCGCAGTTGTCGTGAAGTTTACCCTCATTTATTATTTAGGGTGTGTCACGACCGCCGAAGTATTTGGCTGGAAATCCTATCAACGGATTGTAATTCCTTTTGGGTTAGTTCTCGCCGCAGCTTCCAATTTTCTTTTGAACAATTCGATGGAGTTAAATTCATTCTTAAGCAACTATTGGCCGCCTTTTGCCTATGTTTTTGAACTGGTGATACCAGGTCTGTTATTGGCGGCGGCTGTACTCCTTAAGAAAGGAAGAAAGGCACAGTGAAGAAGAAGGCTCATGGTTTATTAGTGATCAGCCTGTTGGCAAGCGTCCTCCTGATGAACGGATGTTGGGACAGCAGGGAAGTGGAGGACTTAGCTGTATCAACTCTTGTTGCCTGGGATCGAGTTACCGTCGAGGGGAAGGATCTATGGCAGATTTCCACCCGCATCCTGGATTTGAGAGTACCTCAGGGCAGTGGGGGAAAAAAAGATTCAAGTGCGCGGGAGCTCCTGCTGAAAGGGACCGGAATTACGATCCAAGATGCTTTTAATAATCTGGTCAAGCGCTTGCCGGCTACGGATTTTGTTGAGCATAATGTGGCGATTATTATTGGGGAAAGAGTGGCCCGGGAAGAACTTCCCAATATCATGAGTGCGGACCTGCGCTTGCCCTTCTCCCGTATCAGTGTTGATATGTTTGTTTGTGAAGGGGAGGCTTATAAAATATTGCAGGCAGAACCGGAATTGAGTTCAACTTTGTCAAAAGAGGTGCGCAAGATTGCTGATAAAACCATGGAAGAAAGCGGAGCTGCTCTTAAAATGACCGCATTGGATTTCAGTAAGCAGCTTATTCGCAAGGACCGGGATACAGTATTGCCCCGCATCAGAATTTATTCCAAGCAGGAGGGAGAGGAAAGCGTCGAAACCTCTGTAGAGATTCAGGGATTTGGAGTGATTCGTGACTCAGAGCTGGTTGGGTGGCTGGAGGACGAAGAAGCTTTAGGGTATGTTCTCAGCGTGGGACGTCCGACGAATCCGGAAATCCCTCTGGCAGTGACGGTGGGAGATGTTCTCTTCAGTTTTTATATGACCAATAC is a window encoding:
- a CDS encoding LysM peptidoglycan-binding domain-containing protein: MKINKKRFAIAILLIAILVLTGCTANQKAIFDASMKMQKVNSIQQHMTLSMELKGTGLDPMIQEQVDQVAAMLNDTKIELNLKTKTNEKQTMVQSQADMNFSMPGLEMKMPLWIDMDLTGDQPKFLEIIQMPLMAKASLPPEYMSKEYMVMDLANTSSSELAPMDMTKLMDFSVNFQTKWTDFLISYADRFNPGLEVVSVPVQDPSIQKYAIHLDDKAFKALLSYTVNNFAQDKEAQGFLNDYFQAVLDLSGGASSFEGALDAEEMFGDSESSAEALSQFNAILDSLQDVTLVGESGIQLIYTISDGYITQTEGSFDLQIDLAQMAGLLNIPSEDEESTEVSGILNFIINYKAENSNINQPLDIQIPELSTENSFDYFEFMEASLSALENVEVGVEEVIQEPAPEPGPEPVPPAANSSEESVAAASAPTDYTVQPGDTLATIALNHYGSYEQHAGIYQANLAAFKKNGNRLDAGMVLTLPAEGLLAPLPAENVKQVYTVKAGDTLGSIAKQIYGDSSLYTKIYEANQERLKSPNLIFEGQKLVIPN
- a CDS encoding GntR family transcriptional regulator, which encodes MDIIISNSSGKPIYEQITSQIKNLIITGELKPGEALPSMRLLAKELRISVITTKRAYEDLERDGFIQSIMGKGSFVAAQNTEFIREEHLRKVEEYLQKAIETAKLSDISLEELMEITAMLYKEGEE
- a CDS encoding ABC transporter ATP-binding protein, whose translation is MENVLETKNLSKRYQEFELKNVSFSLPKGCIMGLVGENGAGKSTTIKLLLNLIRRDGGEVKILGKDNLNHEKEIKEDIGVVFDESNFPDNMNAADISLVMNNIYRNWDQKLFDGYLRRFSLPPQKKVKDYSRGMKMKLSIAAALSHHPKFLILDEPTSGLDPMVREEILDIFLEFIQDEEHSILISSHIISDLEKIADYITFIHKGKILFSEAKDQLLEDYGILKCSHTELDQLDKGLIMGYRKNQFGVEALVKRKKLKGKFLIDSAGIEDIMLFYSRGVGK
- a CDS encoding ABC-2 transporter permease, producing the protein MKGLIIKDIFALRQQGKILLALLVFYAVYSVVFQNLSMLAGMIVLLCVMLPVTTMAYDEKSKWDKYALSMPIPRKTIVLSKYLFAIIAEFLAVIIIGILGGIIVFFTGEMVIGEMLVMTLALGGAGLFFLALVLPILFKFGVEKARFIMLLAFFIPSMIVMMLPQLGIEPPSAQTLRFLGYLSPLIVAGLLLFSVKISIGIYNKKEF
- a CDS encoding spore germination protein, with protein sequence MLKELIQKALSQGNEKNANEKDQWEVQAKALDHSLQENLQSLQQIFERCGDITFREFKINAGESIDAALIYFQEITDAKKISEYMLGPIMMHETSGAADDGQPVAEKIVDFVRNHLSTAANVETARDIGELTKGILDSKVALLIEGAPAALLMDAHGERARSIAEPDSEPVVRGPKDGFVECLATNVMLLRRRIRTSRFKMEAFEIGELTRTKVGVCYIQGIADNKIVEEVKIRLHRIKIDGVLASGYIEEMIQDESLSNFPLIFTTERPDRVAGCLLEGRVAIMVDNTPVSLVVPCTFMTLLQASEDYFTTAEFSTFIRILRFIGLNFSLMLPALTVAVFSFHQELIPLPLLATVAGARQELPFPIFLEILAMEITFELLREAGVRLPKTIGQAISTVGGIVIGQAAVNAGFVSPLSVIVVALTAISSFTIPNYPAGTSIRILRFFLLVCSAILGIVGVMFALMFILFHLNSLRSFGVPYLTPFAPYSLKDLKDTVVRAPWWAMLARPRLVNEGTERQARNQGPQKPDQEGGDSHR
- a CDS encoding GerAB/ArcD/ProY family transporter, with translation MRISASQFAVLLFLTIMATAVLVVPSITAKTAGQSAWMVPALAAGLGCLTLWLTTKLNRRFPEKNLIQYSRTIAGKYLGKMIGIGYMIFFLVFSFLIVQQVAEVLYFFLLKNTPPWFLALCFILVCSYGVFQGIEVIARTAQFVLPLFVLSFLSIVFFAFQDMQLKELMPLLEGGMYPIIRASVVPGSWFGECIILAFLFPHIHKQKEIFRQGFWAILAAAVFFTGNILLTVLILGPELTANYDLPFWLVIRFIEVGSTFLRIETVIVFLWISAVVVKFTLIYYLGCVTTAEVFGWKSYQRIVIPFGLVLAAASNFLLNNSMELNSFLSNYWPPFAYVFELVIPGLLLAAAVLLKKGRKAQ